In Desulfobacterales bacterium, the genomic stretch TCGCCGCCGCGGCGAAGCGAGTTCCTGCTTGATAACCTGTTTATGAACAGCCAGCCCTTCTCAATGGAGCGGCCGTTGGTACAAGAAGACCCCTTTCCCAACAGGAGGGGGTTTACTGAATGTTTACTGGTCCAGCCCTGCTGATTTATGGGATTACCGGGTATCCGGCGTGCTATTTTATCTGCTCAACCCGGGAGATTTCATCCAGGCTGGTGATGCAGACATCCAGATCTTTTAATATCCCGTCTTCAATGCCGTAGATCCAGCCATGAACCGCCAGTTCCTGGCCTGACTTCCAGGCACCCCGGACAACTGTTGTCCGGCATATATTGGCGACCTGTTCAATCACATTGAGTTCACAGAGTAAATCAATTTTTTCTCTTTCGGTTCCAAGCGCCTCGATTCCGGCCCGGTGCCGGCGATACACGTCTTTGATGGTCTGGAGCCAGTTGTCGATCAACCCGTGCTCCTTGTTCCCCATGGCCGCCTGAATGCCGCCGCAACCGTAATGGCCGCAGACAATGATATGTTTTACTTTTAAGACCTCAACCGCGTATTGAATAACCGACAGGCAGTTCAGATCCGTATGGACCACCAGATTGGCAATATTCCGGTGGACGAATATCCGGCCCGGCAGCATGTCAACAATCTGGTTGGCCGGCACCCGGCTGTCCGAACAGCCGATCCACAGGTATTCAGGGTTCTGTTGTCTGGCAAGGTTCAAGAAAAAATCAGGATCAGTCTCTTTTACCTTTGCCGCCCATTTCTTGTTCTGCTCAAAAAGGTTGTTCAGGATTCGCATGGTGTTGTTTTTTCCGGATAACGCCGGGGTCAATGTTGATGAACTCGTAACAACCCGAAAGGCTTCAAATGCCACCCAATAAAATCAACAAGTTACAAGACGAATCACGTCCGTCGAGCGGGTTGTTGCGAGACCGACAATGTTGTCGGGTTTATTTAAGCGGCTGGCGCGGGACCCTGGATGCCATGGCTGCTACCTGCGGGGCGGGATATCCGCGCCACAGAATTTACACGGCATGGTTTTCAGTTTTTTGCTCGCCGGAACAAGCTGGTCTCTCTTACATTTGGGACATGTCCGCCTGAGACGAAAAATTGTGCTGATCACTGCCTGAAATATTGAAATCATTAACCAGGGTCCCCTGTTTCCGGGTTCTGGGATAAACCAGCGACCTCGGCAACCCGGTCCGGCGGTCCAAGGACAAAAAGCAGATCATTGTCATAAAAGGGCATGTTCACCTCCGGGTTGGATAATATTTTCGAGTTTCGCCGGATTGCCAGCACGGTAACCCCATACTTCTTTCTCAACTCGGTTTCAGCCAGACTTTTGCCGACCAGGGGTGATCCTTCAACAACCCGCAACGTACTGATTTCAATATCGGGAAGTTGAAGGCTCAGGTCGGAAAGAGCCGACGACTCATTGGAAAGGCTGCGGAACATTTCGTAACCGTCCGACCGTATTTCAGCGACAAGCCTTTCGATCTCATCCCGTGGGACAAGGTATTTGGCCAGAACCCGGGTGAAAATCTCCACCGAGGTCTCAAACTCCTCCGGAATCACCTCGTCGGCTCCCAGTTCATACAGGGGCTTCATCTCCTGGAGATAACGGCTCCGTACAATCAAATGAACCCTGGGATTGAGTCTCCGGATGATCTCGGTGATCCTGCGGGTCGTTGCCGGATCATTGATCGCGGTTACAACGATTCTCGCATCCCTGATGTTTGCGTGCTCAAGCACCACCTCCTGGGTTGAATCGCCATAACAAATCGGCTCCCCTTGTGCCTGTTCGTCCCGCACGGTTTCAGGGTTCATTTCAATGACTGCATAGGGGATACCTGACAGGCGCGCGGCCCGGGCCACGTTTCTGCCGTTGACCCCGAAGCCGATTATGATCAGGTGGTCTTTTTTGGTCTCAGCCTTTATCTCCGGAACAGGATAAAAACCCGCTACCAACCTCTGCGGCAGCGGCAACCGCAGGATAACATCGGCCGCGCGTGGCGCCAGGGTTATGATGAACGGTGTTGCCGCCATGCTGAGCACGGAAAAGGCCAGAAACATCTGATAGGTATCCCCGGCAAGCAAGCCATGTTCAACCCCGGTCCTGGATAGAATGAAAGAGAATTCACCAACCTGGCCGAGGGCAAGACCGACCAGAATTGCAATGCGAAGCGGGAATCCCAACAAAACCGTTGCGAAACAGGCAATGATGGATTTTAAAAGCAGAATTCCCAGGGCGATCAAGGCAATGGTTCCCGGTTGCCGGAAAAGGAAGCCCACGTCCAGCAGCATGCCGATGGAAACAAAAAAGAGGCTGGTGAAGACATCCCGGAAGGGCAGGATATTGCCGAGCGCCTGATGGCTGTACTCGGATTCGGAAATGATCAGGCCGGCCAGGAAAGCGCCCAGGGCCAGGGAAAGTCCCGCGCTGGCGGTTGTCCACGCAACTGCCAGACAAATTACCACAATGCTCAGAATGAAGAGTTCCTGGCTCCGGGTTCGGGCGATTTGATACAATAACCGGGGCACGATCCATTTCGCGCTGACAAAGACCAGGCCGATGATTCCAAGCCCCTTGGCAAGAAGAACAAGCACGGATTCGCCCAGATTCCCGGTTGCCCCGGCCAGCAGCGGGGTGATCAGGATCATCGGCACGATGATAATGTCCTGGAAGATCAGGATGCCGAGGGTGGTGCGCCCCTGGGGACTGTCGACTTCAGCCCTTTCCTGGATCAGTTTGAGGACAATCGCCGTGCTGCTCAAGGACACCAGAAAACCGAGAAAGACCGCCTCGCCAAAGGCCTGGCCGAACAACCGGCTGGCGATAAAAAAGGTGGCCCCAAAGGTGAGCAACACCTGGATCGACCCGCCCAGCAGGACGGACTTCCTGATCTGCAGCAGCCTTTCCAGCGAGAACTCGATGCCAATGGTGAAAAGTAATAAAACAATCCCGACCTCGGCAAACATCTCGACTTCGTGGACCGCCTTTACCAGCCCGAACCCGTAAGGCCCGACGAATATCCCGGTGAGGAGGAATCCCACCACCGCCGGCACATGAAGTCGATGGCAGATAAAGAGAACCGCAACAGCCAGTCCGAAGATAATGACGATGTCGTTCAGCAGCGGTATTTCCATATCCCAGGTTACCCTTGTTGCACTGGCCCGGACCCGTCGGCACGTTCAGCCGGCAGCCCTCAATCAAATAGCATGCTTTGATCCTTATGGCCCGGCTTGTTTTTATATAAAATACGTTACAGAGCGGCAAGGGTCAATTCATTAATAAAGGGCTCTGTTCAGGAAATCGACAATCCGTTGCTGGACCCCGGGGCTGAAGGCCACGCCCACGTGGTTGCGATGGATGTTGTGATGGCTGGCGCCGGGCAGGACCGCCGAGGTTGCGGCCACCAGTCCGTCGCCGGCCCGGGGTGTCAGTTCCACCGGCAGACGGCCGGCCGGGATTGCCCGGGCCAGGAGTTCGGCCGGGTCCAGTTCCTTCCATGGGGAATCCATCCCTGCCCTGACAAAAAGCCTGAGCAGGGCCGGATCGGTGCCGCCGAATGAAAGCAGGCGCAGTTGTTCGGGCAGCGGCCGGGCCAGGTCGGCCAGAAATGGTGACCCGGGTTGGAGTTCGCTGGTCGCCGGGGTCTTGAGGAAATCGACAAACCGTTTCATGGCCAGCGCAATCGACCCGTTGGCTTCGACCGGCAGGATCTTTTCCAACATCCCGCCCATTGGCCGGAGAAAGTCGGCATAACCGGCCAGGCGGGTGCCGTTATGGGGGCTGCAGATGGTAACCAGCCCGGCAATGGCGGGATTATCATGTTCGAGCAGATACTTGCGGGCCAGCACCCCGCC encodes the following:
- the can gene encoding carbonate dehydratase — encoded protein: MRILNNLFEQNKKWAAKVKETDPDFFLNLARQQNPEYLWIGCSDSRVPANQIVDMLPGRIFVHRNIANLVVHTDLNCLSVIQYAVEVLKVKHIIVCGHYGCGGIQAAMGNKEHGLIDNWLQTIKDVYRRHRAGIEALGTEREKIDLLCELNVIEQVANICRTTVVRGAWKSGQELAVHGWIYGIEDGILKDLDVCITSLDEISRVEQIK
- a CDS encoding cation:proton antiporter; protein product: MEIPLLNDIVIIFGLAVAVLFICHRLHVPAVVGFLLTGIFVGPYGFGLVKAVHEVEMFAEVGIVLLLFTIGIEFSLERLLQIRKSVLLGGSIQVLLTFGATFFIASRLFGQAFGEAVFLGFLVSLSSTAIVLKLIQERAEVDSPQGRTTLGILIFQDIIIVPMILITPLLAGATGNLGESVLVLLAKGLGIIGLVFVSAKWIVPRLLYQIARTRSQELFILSIVVICLAVAWTTASAGLSLALGAFLAGLIISESEYSHQALGNILPFRDVFTSLFFVSIGMLLDVGFLFRQPGTIALIALGILLLKSIIACFATVLLGFPLRIAILVGLALGQVGEFSFILSRTGVEHGLLAGDTYQMFLAFSVLSMAATPFIITLAPRAADVILRLPLPQRLVAGFYPVPEIKAETKKDHLIIIGFGVNGRNVARAARLSGIPYAVIEMNPETVRDEQAQGEPICYGDSTQEVVLEHANIRDARIVVTAINDPATTRRITEIIRRLNPRVHLIVRSRYLQEMKPLYELGADEVIPEEFETSVEIFTRVLAKYLVPRDEIERLVAEIRSDGYEMFRSLSNESSALSDLSLQLPDIEISTLRVVEGSPLVGKSLAETELRKKYGVTVLAIRRNSKILSNPEVNMPFYDNDLLFVLGPPDRVAEVAGLSQNPETGDPG
- a CDS encoding alpha/beta hydrolase — its product is MELDLNLIPGRAGMPAVILIHGLGMNRHFWRDAAQCQALGGLGPLTMFLAGPPAEDEQRLFSTGTPDPELTGLGDRLREEGFSLASWSQQDPLGPAGPALKELDQVVHTVAETWPGTEIFLLGHSRGGVLARKYLLEHDNPAIAGLVTICSPHNGTRLAGYADFLRPMGGMLEKILPVEANGSIALAMKRFVDFLKTPATSELQPGSPFLADLARPLPEQLRLLSFGGTDPALLRLFVRAGMDSPWKELDPAELLARAIPAGRLPVELTPRAGDGLVAATSAVLPGASHHNIHRNHVGVAFSPGVQQRIVDFLNRALY